Proteins encoded in a region of the Streptomyces akebiae genome:
- a CDS encoding SGNH/GDSL hydrolase family protein, with protein MRKQWIVGVAGAVVAGLLLGACGDPESAPDQAPPSAAAPDPSSTTHRRAATAPPGDDVDPDGSGGTGAAKPAPEVLYLGDSLAMENQTVLGDLLKDDLDARYTSAPYSGTTLCDYLEGTTDRSLVPPRDKAAALVRRLRPDYVVLQFWGNAWDYTPCMDGVTYGKARAEYFRRYTAAAEQLTDQIANAGGEHRPTIVWVLQGPDPMTPDRVRRVNALYAKQAEASGDLVADAGKAVSPAADRYTWTQYLPCTAYEREHDGYCTQPGRGRTALHHDEDYLHFCLAPTTSKPKPCPVRSPGITRMAREITRAIADARTDGA; from the coding sequence ATGCGCAAGCAGTGGATCGTGGGAGTGGCGGGGGCCGTGGTCGCCGGGCTGCTGCTCGGCGCGTGCGGGGATCCGGAGTCCGCACCGGACCAGGCGCCGCCGTCGGCCGCCGCACCGGACCCGTCGTCGACCACGCACCGGCGCGCCGCCACGGCACCCCCCGGCGACGACGTCGACCCGGACGGCAGCGGCGGCACCGGGGCGGCGAAGCCCGCGCCCGAGGTGCTCTATCTCGGGGACTCCCTCGCCATGGAGAACCAGACTGTCCTCGGCGACCTGTTGAAGGACGACCTCGACGCCCGCTACACCAGCGCCCCCTACTCGGGCACCACCCTGTGCGACTACCTGGAGGGCACCACCGACCGGTCGCTCGTCCCGCCGCGGGACAAGGCGGCCGCCCTGGTGCGGCGGCTGCGCCCGGACTATGTGGTCCTGCAGTTCTGGGGGAACGCCTGGGACTACACGCCCTGCATGGACGGAGTCACCTACGGCAAGGCCCGCGCCGAGTACTTCCGGCGGTACACGGCCGCGGCCGAGCAGCTCACCGACCAGATCGCGAACGCGGGCGGTGAGCACCGGCCGACGATCGTGTGGGTGCTCCAGGGCCCGGACCCGATGACCCCGGACCGGGTCCGGCGGGTGAACGCCCTGTACGCGAAGCAGGCCGAGGCCTCCGGTGATCTGGTCGCGGACGCCGGCAAGGCCGTCAGCCCGGCCGCCGACCGCTACACCTGGACCCAGTACCTGCCGTGCACCGCCTACGAACGCGAGCACGACGGCTACTGCACCCAGCCCGGCCGGGGCCGCACCGCGCTCCACCACGACGAGGACTACCTGCACTTCTGTCTGGCGCCGACGACGTCGAAGCCGAAGCCGTGCCCGGTGCGGTCCCCGGGGATCACGCGGATGGCCCGGGAGATCACCCGGGCCATCGCCGACGCGCGTACCGACGGGGCCTAG
- a CDS encoding TerC family protein produces the protein MNVSLTTWLLTVVALCVLVAVDFFIGRKPHDVSIKEAGIWSAVWIALAIAFGLGVLAVGGGRPAGEFFAGFITEKSLSVDNLFVFVLIMAKFAVPSQYQQRVLMVGVLMALVLRAIFIAAGAAIISSFSWVFYIFGAFLIYTAWKLVEDARKDSHEEEYEENKLLKAVEKRFGVADRYHGTKLWIEENGKRVMTPMLVVMLAIGSTDVLFALDSIPAIYGLTQDPYIVFTANAFALMGLRQLYFLIGGLLKKLVHLSYGLSIILGFIGVKLVLHALHESGVHVPEISIPFSLGFIVLVLAVTTVTSLWASKRQQEAEAAAASATRAAHGKDTDDDESTSQRV, from the coding sequence GTGAACGTCTCCCTGACCACCTGGCTGCTGACCGTCGTCGCTCTGTGCGTACTGGTCGCCGTCGACTTCTTCATCGGCCGCAAACCCCACGATGTGTCGATCAAGGAGGCCGGCATCTGGTCGGCTGTCTGGATCGCCCTGGCCATCGCGTTCGGCCTGGGCGTGCTCGCCGTCGGCGGGGGCAGGCCCGCGGGGGAGTTCTTCGCGGGCTTCATCACCGAGAAGTCCCTGAGCGTCGACAACCTCTTCGTCTTCGTCCTGATCATGGCGAAGTTCGCGGTGCCCTCGCAGTACCAGCAGCGCGTGCTGATGGTCGGCGTCCTGATGGCACTGGTGCTCCGCGCGATCTTCATCGCGGCGGGCGCGGCGATCATCTCCAGCTTCTCCTGGGTCTTCTACATCTTCGGCGCGTTCCTGATCTACACCGCCTGGAAGCTGGTCGAGGACGCCCGCAAGGACAGCCACGAGGAGGAGTACGAGGAGAACAAACTCCTCAAGGCGGTGGAGAAGCGCTTCGGGGTGGCCGACCGCTACCACGGCACCAAGCTGTGGATCGAGGAGAACGGCAAGCGCGTCATGACGCCGATGCTCGTCGTGATGCTCGCCATCGGCTCCACGGACGTCCTCTTCGCCCTCGACTCCATCCCGGCGATCTACGGCCTCACCCAGGACCCGTACATCGTCTTCACCGCCAACGCGTTCGCCCTGATGGGCCTGCGCCAGCTGTACTTCCTCATCGGCGGCCTGCTGAAGAAGCTCGTCCACCTCTCCTACGGCCTGTCGATCATCCTCGGCTTCATCGGCGTCAAACTCGTCCTGCACGCGCTGCACGAGTCCGGCGTCCACGTCCCGGAGATCTCCATCCCCTTCTCCCTCGGCTTCATCGTCCTGGTCCTCGCGGTGACCACGGTGACGAGCCTGTGGGCGTCGAAGAGGCAGCAGGAGGCGGAGGCGGCCGCCGCGTCGGCGACGCGGGCGGCGCACGGGAAGGACACGGACGACGACGAGTCCACGTCCCAGCGGGTCTGA
- a CDS encoding DUF6777 domain-containing protein has product MSADQPSSGRPTGPPSGPLSGPSQPGPTPPDPTRPSGGRPPEPPSGASGAGGTGGSGGGPVGPGGPGGPEGPGGPGDASGDSGAGHARPDRPWWRSAPRIALMVVAAVVAVVLVVVLTRSDDSGGSADGEVFLQAAGKSGPDPFTESTAKDSSTPPETPTTTPTRSEPANVTRAVDGASAGLYGGTRNVAACDVEKQVDVLRANPAKNDAFASVAGVESADVPAYLRSLTPVQLRMDTRVTNHGYRDGAATSYQAVLQSGTAVLVDDRGVPRVRCACGNPLKPPVALKTTPEPKGDSWPSYRPQNVVVVEPSTVIINVFVLYDPERDEWFTRPSGDTGGKDKKTTPPVDQPSPSASTSFSEEPPTESPEPCPSTPGGARDDETAGPCPSSSSVTPSTSAPTETRTPAPEPEPESPDSPQDDTTTNESAPLPDTPEPVTPDS; this is encoded by the coding sequence GTGAGCGCCGACCAACCGTCCTCCGGCCGCCCGACCGGCCCGCCCTCCGGCCCCCTGTCCGGACCGTCGCAGCCCGGCCCCACCCCACCCGACCCGACCCGGCCGAGCGGCGGGCGGCCGCCGGAACCGCCGAGCGGGGCCTCGGGTGCGGGCGGGACAGGCGGCTCCGGCGGCGGCCCCGTCGGTCCTGGAGGGCCAGGCGGTCCTGAGGGGCCCGGCGGGCCGGGCGACGCCTCCGGCGACTCCGGCGCGGGGCACGCGAGACCTGACCGTCCGTGGTGGCGGTCCGCTCCCCGCATCGCCCTGATGGTCGTCGCGGCCGTCGTCGCCGTGGTCCTGGTCGTCGTCCTCACCCGCTCCGACGACTCGGGAGGCTCGGCGGACGGAGAGGTCTTCCTCCAGGCCGCCGGCAAGTCCGGCCCCGACCCGTTCACCGAGTCGACCGCGAAGGACAGTTCCACCCCACCGGAGACGCCCACGACCACACCGACCCGCTCGGAGCCCGCCAACGTGACCCGCGCCGTGGACGGCGCGTCCGCCGGCCTCTACGGCGGCACGCGCAACGTCGCCGCCTGCGACGTCGAGAAGCAGGTCGACGTGCTCCGGGCGAACCCCGCCAAGAACGACGCGTTCGCCTCCGTCGCCGGCGTCGAGTCCGCCGACGTACCCGCCTACCTGCGTTCCCTCACCCCCGTGCAACTGCGCATGGACACCCGCGTGACCAACCACGGCTACCGCGACGGCGCCGCCACCAGCTACCAGGCCGTCCTCCAGTCCGGCACCGCCGTCCTCGTCGACGACCGCGGGGTGCCCCGGGTGCGCTGCGCCTGCGGCAACCCGCTGAAGCCGCCGGTCGCGCTGAAGACCACGCCGGAGCCGAAGGGCGACTCCTGGCCGTCGTACCGGCCCCAGAACGTGGTCGTCGTCGAGCCCTCGACGGTGATCATCAACGTGTTCGTCCTCTACGACCCCGAACGCGACGAATGGTTCACGCGCCCCTCCGGCGACACCGGGGGCAAGGACAAGAAGACCACCCCGCCCGTCGACCAGCCCTCCCCGTCGGCGTCCACGTCGTTCTCCGAGGAGCCGCCCACCGAGTCGCCCGAACCGTGTCCTTCGACCCCGGGTGGAGCCAGGGACGACGAGACGGCCGGTCCGTGCCCCTCGTCCTCCTCGGTGACACCCTCCACCTCCGCACCGACGGAGACACGGACCCCCGCACCCGAACCGGAACCGGAGAGCCCCGACTCGCCGCAGGACGACACCACGACGAACGAGTCGGCCCCCCTCCCCGACACCCCGGAGCCGGTCACCCCGGACTCGTGA
- a CDS encoding ATP-dependent Clp protease proteolytic subunit, translating to MAPLTTGRAPLLAPRAEEGDTSPSRFDDHLAAQLLAQRIVFLGTQVDEVSANRVCAQLLLLSAEDPRTDISLYINSPGGSVTAGLAIYDTMRLIPNDVSTLAMGFAASMGQFLLSVGAHGKRFALPNARIMMHQPSAGIGGTTADIEIQAENLEFTKRAIERITAEHTGQTEETVSRDGDRDRWFTAEQAREYGMVDRVVESLDDVRPASSRRRMGLQ from the coding sequence GTGGCTCCACTGACGACCGGCCGGGCCCCGCTGCTCGCCCCGCGCGCGGAGGAGGGCGACACCTCGCCGTCGCGCTTCGACGACCATCTCGCCGCGCAGCTGCTCGCGCAGCGGATCGTCTTCCTCGGCACCCAGGTCGACGAGGTCTCCGCGAACCGGGTCTGCGCCCAGTTGCTGCTGCTGTCGGCGGAGGACCCGCGCACCGACATCAGCCTCTACATCAACAGTCCCGGGGGGTCGGTGACGGCGGGCCTCGCCATCTACGACACGATGCGGCTGATCCCGAACGACGTGTCCACGCTGGCGATGGGGTTCGCGGCGAGCATGGGCCAGTTCCTGCTGAGCGTCGGCGCGCACGGCAAGCGGTTCGCGCTGCCCAACGCGCGGATCATGATGCACCAGCCGTCGGCCGGCATCGGCGGCACCACCGCCGACATCGAGATCCAGGCGGAGAACCTGGAGTTCACCAAGCGCGCCATCGAGCGGATCACCGCGGAGCACACCGGGCAGACCGAGGAGACGGTCTCCCGGGACGGCGACCGCGACCGCTGGTTCACGGCCGAACAGGCCCGGGAGTACGGGATGGTCGACCGGGTCGTCGAGTCGCTCGACGACGTACGGCCGGCGTCCTCGCGTCGACGGATGGGACTGCAGTGA
- a CDS encoding ClpP family protease, whose amino-acid sequence MGTYTIPNVVERTAQGERSYDVFSRLLSERIVFLGTEIDDGVANVVIAQLLHLEAAMPDREISVYINSPGGSFTSLMAIYDTMSYVRAPISTLCVGQAASTAAVLLAGGDPGRRFVLEHARVLLGQPASGGRQGTVSDLALQAKEMVRIRAQVERVLARHTGREVAELRADMDRDKVFTAEEAVGYGLADEVLSRRPVAV is encoded by the coding sequence ATGGGGACGTACACGATTCCGAACGTGGTCGAGCGGACCGCGCAGGGCGAGCGGTCCTACGACGTCTTCAGCCGGCTGCTGTCCGAGCGGATCGTCTTCCTCGGTACGGAGATCGACGACGGGGTGGCGAACGTCGTCATCGCGCAGCTGCTTCATCTGGAGGCGGCCATGCCGGACCGGGAGATCTCCGTCTACATCAACTCACCCGGGGGCTCGTTCACTTCACTGATGGCGATCTACGACACGATGTCGTACGTCCGCGCGCCGATCTCGACCCTCTGCGTGGGGCAGGCGGCCTCGACGGCGGCGGTGCTGCTGGCGGGCGGGGACCCCGGGCGGCGGTTCGTGCTGGAGCACGCGCGGGTGCTGCTGGGGCAGCCGGCGAGCGGGGGCCGTCAGGGAACGGTCTCCGACCTCGCCCTCCAGGCCAAGGAGATGGTGCGCATCCGGGCGCAGGTCGAGCGGGTGCTCGCGCGGCACACGGGACGCGAAGTGGCGGAACTGCGGGCCGACATGGATCGGGACAAGGTGTTCACGGCGGAGGAGGCGGTGGGGTACGGGCTGGCGGACGAGGTGTTGAGTCGGCGGCCGGTGGCGGTCTGA
- a CDS encoding MFS transporter, giving the protein MKGTLSQVRSYDPAVQLLMVNQFTINLGFYMLMPYLAAHLSGTLGLAGWLVGLVLGVRNFSQQGMFVVGGALADRFGHKPLIVAGCVLRTVGFAALGFVDSLPALLAASAATGLAGALFNPAVRAYLAAGAGERRVEAFALFNVFYQAGILLGPLVGMVLTGVDFRVTCLTAAGIFAVLSVVQIRALPARGREDDEGRRGESGRSLLVQWRGILANRPFLLFAAAMTGSYVLTFQVYLSLPLEVRRLGGDGEFGTAAVAVLFAVSGLSTVLGQTRVTAWCKARYEPGQALVRGLAVMGAAFVPLLWPATLPVPEAGPGRWLSAAVPPTLAALLLAVGTMIAYPFEMDTIVRLSGDRLVATHYGLYNTVCGVGITVGNLLTGAALDAAREAGLPALPWLALIALGLGCAASVHGLHRTGRLAAPAPEPVTVRRA; this is encoded by the coding sequence GTGAAGGGGACGCTCTCCCAGGTGCGGTCGTACGACCCCGCCGTCCAACTGTTGATGGTCAACCAGTTCACCATCAACCTCGGCTTCTACATGCTGATGCCCTACCTGGCCGCTCACCTCTCCGGCACCCTCGGCCTGGCCGGCTGGCTCGTCGGACTCGTCCTGGGGGTACGGAACTTCAGCCAGCAGGGCATGTTCGTGGTCGGCGGTGCCCTCGCCGACCGCTTCGGCCACAAGCCGCTGATCGTCGCCGGCTGCGTCCTGCGCACCGTCGGCTTCGCGGCCCTCGGCTTCGTCGACTCCCTGCCCGCCCTGCTGGCGGCCTCGGCGGCCACCGGCCTCGCGGGCGCCCTGTTCAACCCGGCCGTACGGGCGTACCTCGCGGCCGGGGCGGGGGAGCGCAGGGTCGAGGCGTTCGCGCTGTTCAACGTCTTCTACCAGGCGGGCATACTGCTCGGCCCGCTGGTCGGCATGGTCCTCACCGGTGTCGACTTCCGCGTCACCTGCCTCACCGCCGCGGGCATCTTCGCCGTGCTGTCGGTGGTGCAGATCCGTGCCCTGCCCGCCCGGGGCCGCGAGGACGACGAGGGCCGACGAGGCGAGAGCGGCCGGAGTCTGCTCGTCCAGTGGCGCGGCATTCTCGCCAACCGGCCCTTCCTGCTCTTCGCCGCCGCGATGACAGGTTCGTACGTCCTCACCTTCCAGGTCTATCTGTCCCTGCCGCTGGAGGTACGCCGCCTGGGCGGGGACGGTGAGTTCGGCACGGCGGCCGTCGCGGTGCTCTTCGCGGTGTCCGGGCTCAGCACCGTCCTCGGCCAGACCCGGGTGACGGCCTGGTGCAAGGCCCGCTACGAACCGGGCCAGGCGCTGGTGCGGGGACTGGCGGTCATGGGCGCCGCGTTCGTTCCCCTGCTGTGGCCCGCGACGCTGCCCGTGCCCGAGGCCGGGCCGGGGCGGTGGCTGTCGGCAGCCGTCCCGCCGACGCTGGCCGCGCTGCTGCTGGCCGTCGGCACGATGATCGCGTACCCCTTCGAGATGGACACCATCGTGCGCCTCAGCGGAGACCGGCTCGTCGCCACGCACTACGGGCTCTACAACACCGTCTGCGGTGTCGGCATCACCGTCGGGAACCTGCTCACCGGCGCCGCGCTGGACGCCGCCCGCGAGGCCGGGCTGCCCGCGCTGCCGTGGCTCGCGCTGATCGCGCTCGGCCTCGGCTGCGCCGCGTCGGTGCACGGTCTGCACCGCACGGGCCGTCTGGCGGCACCCGCGCCGGAGCCGGTGACCGTCCGACGGGCCTGA
- a CDS encoding streptophobe family protein, with translation MSPQTLRPRRTTSAERAVARHGWLHALATVLAGLIAMIVTASLGLWAAGATDLPDGAFPRVVAATVVTAVGGTIELSGDAGPLAETRAGLTVVPLSVTLVGALVIAAGFLRPLRHRAVAGAGELAGWAARIAALWLAALIGLALAARQSFDIPLGDVGDFFGASADVGFETAMAPTVFFGLLWLVGVLVLALLVSRGAPLPARLLRFQESVRPAAYAMVGLLLAYVGIGLVIAVVVALTRGHAAETAAVILLGLPNVVWLVLTIGLGATWDSQVEGPFGLPMPKILDEVVRGPEVSTLNLDSLAEYDGRVWWLLAVNAVLLTLAAFVMAARSPARVRLWQHGVHMAAALALTVLMICLVARISAHYGLSVLGIGDLGGDLGGELYLRPHLWSALGLAVLWGLVTGFLGGVLAKGVRRRGAVDARADRE, from the coding sequence GTGAGTCCCCAGACCCTGCGTCCACGGCGGACGACGTCAGCCGAGCGGGCGGTCGCCCGCCACGGCTGGCTCCACGCCCTCGCGACCGTGCTGGCCGGGCTGATCGCGATGATCGTGACGGCCTCCCTCGGACTCTGGGCGGCGGGTGCGACGGACCTCCCGGACGGCGCGTTCCCCCGGGTCGTCGCGGCCACCGTGGTGACGGCGGTCGGCGGGACCATCGAGCTCTCCGGCGACGCCGGGCCGCTCGCCGAGACGCGGGCGGGCCTGACCGTGGTCCCGCTGTCGGTGACCCTCGTGGGCGCGCTGGTGATCGCCGCCGGGTTCCTGCGGCCCCTGCGGCACCGGGCGGTCGCGGGGGCGGGCGAACTCGCGGGCTGGGCCGCCCGGATCGCGGCCCTGTGGCTCGCGGCGCTGATCGGCCTCGCCCTCGCGGCCCGCCAGAGCTTCGACATCCCGCTCGGCGACGTGGGCGACTTCTTCGGCGCCTCCGCCGACGTGGGGTTCGAGACGGCGATGGCACCGACGGTGTTCTTCGGGCTGCTGTGGCTCGTCGGTGTTCTCGTCCTGGCGCTGCTGGTGTCGCGCGGCGCGCCGCTCCCGGCGCGGCTGCTGCGGTTCCAGGAGTCGGTGCGGCCCGCCGCGTACGCGATGGTGGGCCTGCTGCTGGCGTACGTCGGTATCGGGCTGGTCATCGCGGTGGTGGTGGCGCTGACCCGTGGGCACGCCGCCGAGACGGCGGCGGTGATCCTGCTGGGGCTGCCGAACGTGGTGTGGCTGGTCCTCACGATCGGTCTGGGCGCCACCTGGGACAGCCAGGTCGAGGGGCCCTTCGGGCTGCCGATGCCGAAGATCCTCGACGAGGTCGTGCGCGGACCCGAGGTCTCGACCCTGAACCTGGACTCCCTGGCCGAGTACGACGGCCGCGTCTGGTGGCTGTTGGCCGTGAACGCCGTGCTGCTGACGCTCGCCGCGTTCGTCATGGCGGCCCGCTCCCCGGCCCGGGTACGGCTGTGGCAGCACGGCGTGCACATGGCGGCCGCGCTCGCCCTCACCGTCCTGATGATCTGCCTCGTGGCACGGATCTCCGCGCACTACGGACTGTCGGTCCTCGGCATCGGCGACCTCGGTGGCGATCTGGGCGGGGAACTGTACCTGCGGCCCCATCTGTGGTCCGCGCTCGGGCTCGCCGTGCTGTGGGGCCTGGTGACCGGGTTCCTGGGCGGGGTGCTGGCGAAGGGTGTGCGACGGCGGGGCGCGGTCGACGCGCGCGCCGACCGCGAATAG
- a CDS encoding FG-GAP-like repeat-containing protein, with translation MRKNRSTALAAATFLIVSGAVIATAPSAYAGVPGSTQASDRNSDFNGDGYEDVLVGAPGATVSGRSGAGLVTVQYGSARGIGTGDVARFSQSTSGVAGAAEAGDGFGRAVATGDLDGDGFDDAVVGIPGEDLGTVKDAGGVAVLWGSKAGLKGTASDWLETQEPAAGEQFGLGLAAARFTAETDGDLLAVLDGYDVELFAYDEATRASMRRETTRRLDTKSAEARRIAAKSLTTGDYDKNGFADLVVSGLSVGDEPGHGWSTYLSGNADGLKYERDLRGGPVAASGDINGDGYDDLVTGEPNSPDDQPGETMTGGLVGVRLGGPDGPAAEPDWWVQDSPGVPGVAEAGDGWGSDLSVADTDGDGYADVAIGAAGEDIGAVKDAGAVWVLRGSASGPTSTGARSWDQNSADVPGAAEKGDKWGAQVRLTDPNGDGRFGLLAAAPGENTGDGHVWVLSAGAGGITASGSWTYNAASLGAPSVDALFGSAIDE, from the coding sequence ATGCGCAAGAACCGCTCGACTGCCCTCGCGGCAGCCACTTTTCTTATCGTCTCGGGTGCGGTGATCGCCACCGCTCCGTCCGCGTACGCGGGGGTGCCCGGCAGTACCCAGGCCAGTGACCGCAACAGCGACTTCAACGGCGACGGGTACGAGGACGTGCTGGTCGGCGCGCCCGGTGCCACGGTCAGCGGCAGGAGCGGCGCGGGGCTGGTGACCGTGCAGTACGGCTCGGCCAGAGGCATCGGCACCGGCGACGTGGCCCGGTTCAGCCAGTCGACCTCCGGGGTCGCGGGCGCGGCCGAGGCGGGCGACGGCTTCGGCCGGGCGGTGGCCACCGGCGACCTGGACGGCGACGGGTTCGACGACGCGGTGGTCGGCATTCCCGGCGAGGACCTCGGCACCGTGAAGGACGCGGGCGGGGTGGCCGTCCTGTGGGGCTCGAAGGCCGGCCTCAAGGGCACCGCGAGCGACTGGCTGGAGACCCAGGAACCCGCCGCCGGCGAGCAGTTCGGCCTCGGCCTCGCCGCCGCGCGCTTCACCGCCGAGACGGACGGGGACCTCCTCGCCGTCCTCGACGGGTACGACGTGGAACTGTTCGCGTACGACGAGGCGACCCGCGCCTCGATGCGCCGTGAGACCACCCGGCGACTCGACACGAAGTCCGCCGAGGCCCGCCGTATCGCGGCCAAGTCCCTGACCACCGGCGACTACGACAAGAACGGCTTCGCCGACCTCGTCGTGTCGGGACTCAGCGTCGGTGACGAACCCGGTCACGGCTGGTCCACGTATCTGTCGGGGAACGCCGACGGGCTGAAGTACGAGCGTGATCTGCGGGGCGGTCCGGTCGCGGCGTCCGGCGACATCAACGGCGACGGGTACGACGACCTGGTGACCGGTGAGCCGAACTCCCCGGACGACCAGCCCGGCGAGACCATGACGGGCGGTCTGGTGGGCGTACGGCTGGGCGGGCCGGACGGGCCGGCGGCCGAGCCGGACTGGTGGGTGCAGGACTCCCCCGGTGTGCCCGGTGTCGCGGAGGCCGGTGACGGCTGGGGCTCGGACCTGTCGGTCGCGGACACCGACGGGGACGGCTACGCGGACGTGGCGATCGGGGCCGCGGGCGAGGACATCGGCGCGGTGAAGGACGCCGGCGCCGTGTGGGTGCTGCGCGGCTCGGCCTCCGGGCCGACCTCGACGGGCGCCCGGTCGTGGGACCAGAACTCGGCGGACGTGCCGGGCGCGGCCGAGAAGGGCGACAAGTGGGGCGCCCAGGTCCGGCTGACCGACCCGAACGGCGACGGCCGCTTCGGGCTGCTGGCCGCCGCGCCGGGCGAGAACACCGGCGACGGGCATGTCTGGGTGCTCTCGGCGGGCGCGGGCGGCATCACGGCGTCGGGGTCGTGGACGTACAACGCCGCTTCGCTCGGGGCGCCTTCCGTGGACGCGCTGTTCGGGTCGGCGATCGACGAGTGA
- a CDS encoding VOC family protein: MSNEGFTTCLWFDGQAEEAAAHYVSVFKNSRLGRVTHYGEGAPQPAGSVLTVEFVANGQRFVALNGGPEFKFTEAISFQILCADQDEIDYYWNSLTEGGEPGPCGWLKDRFGVSWQVVPTALIEMISDSDPRKASRATAAMMAMGKFDLAALEKAYAGEQSTP, from the coding sequence ATGTCCAACGAAGGATTCACCACCTGCCTGTGGTTCGACGGTCAGGCCGAGGAGGCGGCCGCCCACTACGTCTCGGTCTTCAAGAACTCCCGGCTCGGCCGGGTCACGCACTACGGCGAGGGCGCGCCCCAGCCGGCCGGCTCGGTGCTGACCGTGGAGTTCGTGGCCAACGGCCAGCGGTTCGTGGCGCTGAACGGGGGCCCGGAGTTCAAGTTCACCGAGGCCATCTCCTTCCAGATCCTCTGCGCCGACCAGGACGAGATCGACTACTACTGGAACAGCCTCACCGAAGGCGGCGAGCCCGGCCCCTGCGGCTGGCTCAAGGACCGGTTCGGGGTCTCCTGGCAGGTCGTGCCCACCGCCCTCATCGAGATGATCAGCGACTCCGACCCGCGGAAGGCGTCCCGCGCGACGGCGGCCATGATGGCGATGGGCAAGTTCGACCTTGCCGCGCTGGAGAAGGCCTACGCGGGCGAGCAGTCGACCCCGTGA
- a CDS encoding DinB family protein, which yields MTDPGGNEQPLLERKPGWGDRFVGPEDDPRAEGGFEGERATLVGYLRNQRLTLELKCAGLDAEALARRSVPPSNMSLLGLVRHLAGVEQYWFREALAGRPEPRHYRAGDNPDADFDEAVADPEAVADAWRTWRAEVDFAERFVAAAPDLAVTGHHDGEPIALREVLVHLIEEYARHNGHADFLRERVDGRIGQ from the coding sequence ATGACTGACCCAGGTGGGAACGAACAGCCCCTGCTCGAGCGGAAACCCGGCTGGGGCGACCGCTTCGTCGGCCCCGAGGACGACCCGCGCGCGGAGGGAGGCTTCGAAGGGGAACGGGCCACGCTCGTCGGGTACCTCCGCAACCAGCGGCTCACCCTGGAGCTGAAGTGCGCGGGCCTCGACGCCGAGGCGCTGGCCCGCCGCTCGGTGCCGCCGTCGAACATGTCGCTGCTCGGACTCGTACGCCACCTGGCAGGCGTGGAACAGTACTGGTTCCGCGAGGCGTTGGCCGGCCGGCCGGAGCCACGCCACTACCGAGCCGGCGACAACCCCGACGCGGACTTCGACGAAGCCGTGGCCGACCCCGAGGCCGTCGCCGACGCCTGGCGGACCTGGCGCGCCGAAGTCGACTTCGCCGAGCGCTTCGTGGCGGCCGCCCCCGATCTGGCCGTCACCGGACATCACGACGGCGAGCCCATCGCCCTCCGCGAGGTGCTGGTCCATCTGATCGAGGAGTACGCCCGCCACAACGGCCACGCCGACTTCCTGCGCGAACGCGTCGACGGCCGCATCGGCCAGTGA
- a CDS encoding helix-turn-helix domain-containing protein, with protein MSQHASNEARVIPLRPAAAPPTGPPAKEPLWRDLVGDVLRRERLAQERTLKDVADAARISMPYLSEVERGRKEASSEVLAAAAQALGLGLGDLLSLAQRELARPTARSRRTSTAPHNSLCLAA; from the coding sequence GTGAGCCAACACGCGTCGAACGAAGCCCGAGTCATCCCCCTGCGCCCGGCCGCGGCCCCGCCGACCGGCCCACCCGCCAAGGAACCCCTGTGGCGCGACCTCGTCGGCGACGTGCTCCGGCGCGAGCGCCTGGCCCAGGAGCGCACCCTGAAGGACGTCGCCGACGCGGCCCGTATCTCGATGCCGTACCTCTCGGAGGTGGAACGCGGCCGCAAGGAGGCATCGTCGGAGGTCCTCGCGGCAGCCGCCCAGGCCCTGGGCCTGGGCCTGGGCGACCTGCTGTCGCTGGCTCAGCGGGAACTGGCCCGGCCCACCGCCCGGTCCCGCAGGACATCCACCGCACCGCACAACAGCCTGTGCCTGGCGGCCTGA